Proteins encoded in a region of the Variovorax sp. PAMC 28711 genome:
- the def gene encoding peptide deformylase, producing the protein MTVRDILKMGDLRLLRIAQPVAAFDTDELHLLVRDMFETMHSVNGAGLAAPQIGVDQQLVIFGTDSVNPRYPEAPIVPRTVLLNPVITPMGDDEEEGWEGCLSVPGLRGVVPRFASIRYTGFDPYGDPIDRTVSGFHARVVQHEVDHLLGKLYPMRVRDFSRFGFTEVLFPGLDAGDDD; encoded by the coding sequence CTGACCGTTCGCGACATTCTCAAGATGGGCGATCTCCGCCTGCTGCGCATCGCGCAGCCGGTGGCGGCCTTCGACACCGACGAACTGCACCTGTTGGTGCGCGACATGTTCGAAACCATGCACAGCGTCAACGGCGCTGGCCTGGCTGCCCCGCAGATCGGGGTCGACCAGCAGCTCGTTATTTTTGGGACGGATTCGGTGAATCCACGTTATCCCGAAGCGCCGATCGTGCCGCGCACTGTGCTTCTCAATCCGGTCATCACGCCAATGGGCGACGACGAAGAAGAGGGCTGGGAAGGCTGTCTTTCAGTGCCCGGATTGCGCGGCGTGGTGCCGCGATTCGCCAGCATTCGCTACACCGGCTTCGATCCGTACGGCGACCCGATTGACCGCACCGTGAGTGGGTTCCATGCGCGAGTCGTGCAGCATGAAGTCGACCATCTGCTCGGCAAGCTGTATCCGATGCGGGTGCGCGATTTTTCGCGCTTCGGTTTTACCGAGGTCCTGTTTCCAGGCCTCGATGCCGGCGACGACGACTGA
- the ligA gene encoding NAD-dependent DNA ligase LigA, whose amino-acid sequence MTPREQAVQEAAALSEQLRHHAHRYYVLDAPELPDAAYDQLFQRLQALEAEHSDLRTADSPTQRVGGKVLDGFTKVRHKVPMLSIRTETDITAAGASAFDARVRKELGLAEDGPPVDYVCELKFDGLALNLRYEHGVLVQAATRGDGEVGEEVTQNIRTVQQIPLRLNGSAPPVVEVRGEVYMRRDQFEALNERQRAKIAAGQKNEKVFVNPRNAAAGAVRQLDPAIAAARPLSFFAYGLGEVTPASEGGPDCTTQFDWLQQFHAWGFPVATQTQRARGAIELIAFHETIGRQRDALPYDIDGVVYKVDSVALQRQLGFVSREPRWAVAHKYPAQEQLTTVQGIEVQVGRTGKLTPVAKLAPVFVGGVTVTNATLHNEDEARRKDVRVGDTVIVRRAGDVIPEVVGVVPESAAKPDDQRGPVFTMPRQCPVCGSDAVREEDEVDYRCTGGLFCAAQRKEAILHFAARRAVEVEGLGDKLVEQLVDANLIRTLPDLYKLGFTTLVGLDRMAEKSAKNIVAALEKSKQTTLPRFLFGLGIRHVGESTAKDLAKHFGKLDAIMDATEVELLEVNDVGPVVAQSLRTFFDQPHNREVVEQLRACGVTWEEGEPAPRTVLPLAGKTFVITGTLPTLARDEAKDKLESAGAKVAGSVSKKTDYVVAGAEAGSKLDKAIALGVEVIDEAKMLALLAAGE is encoded by the coding sequence ATGACCCCACGGGAGCAGGCGGTGCAAGAGGCCGCTGCATTGAGCGAACAGTTGCGCCACCACGCGCACCGCTATTACGTACTGGACGCGCCGGAGCTGCCCGATGCGGCGTACGACCAACTGTTCCAGCGCCTGCAAGCCCTGGAAGCCGAACATTCCGACCTGCGCACCGCCGACTCGCCCACGCAACGCGTCGGCGGCAAGGTGCTCGATGGCTTCACCAAGGTGCGCCACAAGGTGCCGATGCTGTCGATCCGCACCGAGACCGACATCACCGCCGCCGGCGCGAGCGCGTTCGATGCGCGCGTGCGCAAGGAACTCGGCCTCGCCGAGGACGGGCCGCCGGTCGACTACGTGTGCGAGCTCAAGTTCGACGGGCTCGCGCTCAATCTGCGCTACGAGCACGGCGTGCTCGTGCAGGCCGCCACGCGCGGCGACGGCGAGGTCGGCGAAGAGGTCACGCAGAACATCCGCACCGTGCAGCAGATTCCGCTGCGGCTGAACGGCAGCGCGCCGCCGGTGGTGGAAGTGCGCGGCGAGGTCTACATGCGTCGCGACCAGTTCGAGGCGCTGAACGAGCGGCAACGCGCGAAGATCGCGGCCGGCCAGAAGAACGAAAAGGTTTTCGTGAACCCGCGCAATGCAGCGGCCGGGGCGGTGCGGCAGCTCGATCCGGCCATCGCCGCCGCACGGCCGCTGAGCTTCTTCGCGTACGGGCTCGGCGAGGTCACGCCGGCGAGCGAGGGTGGCCCCGACTGCACCACGCAGTTCGATTGGCTTCAGCAGTTTCATGCGTGGGGTTTTCCGGTCGCGACGCAGACGCAGCGTGCGCGCGGCGCGATCGAACTGATCGCTTTCCACGAGACGATCGGGCGGCAACGTGATGCATTGCCCTACGACATCGACGGCGTCGTCTACAAGGTCGACAGCGTCGCGCTGCAAAGGCAGCTGGGCTTCGTTTCCCGCGAGCCGCGCTGGGCGGTGGCGCACAAGTACCCGGCGCAAGAGCAGCTCACCACGGTGCAGGGCATCGAAGTCCAGGTGGGCCGCACCGGCAAGCTCACGCCCGTGGCGAAGCTGGCGCCGGTGTTCGTGGGCGGCGTGACGGTGACGAACGCGACGCTGCACAACGAAGACGAAGCGCGGCGCAAGGACGTTCGCGTCGGCGACACCGTGATCGTGCGGCGCGCCGGCGACGTGATCCCCGAAGTGGTCGGCGTGGTGCCCGAAAGCGCAGCGAAGCCCGACGATCAGCGCGGGCCGGTCTTCACCATGCCGCGCCAGTGCCCGGTGTGCGGCTCCGATGCGGTGCGCGAAGAAGACGAGGTCGATTACCGCTGCACCGGCGGCTTGTTCTGCGCAGCGCAGCGCAAGGAAGCGATCCTGCATTTCGCGGCACGTCGCGCGGTGGAGGTCGAAGGCCTCGGCGACAAGCTGGTCGAGCAACTCGTCGACGCCAACCTGATCCGCACACTGCCCGACCTCTACAAGCTCGGCTTTACCACGCTGGTGGGCCTCGACCGCATGGCCGAGAAGTCGGCGAAGAACATCGTCGCGGCGCTGGAAAAGTCCAAGCAGACCACGCTGCCGCGCTTCCTGTTCGGGCTCGGCATCCGGCATGTGGGCGAGAGCACGGCCAAAGACCTTGCCAAGCATTTCGGCAAGCTCGACGCGATCATGGACGCGACGGAAGTTGAACTGCTTGAGGTGAACGATGTCGGCCCGGTCGTGGCCCAAAGTCTGCGCACCTTCTTCGATCAGCCGCACAACCGCGAGGTGGTCGAACAACTGCGCGCTTGTGGCGTTACCTGGGAAGAAGGCGAGCCCGCACCGCGCACGGTGCTGCCGCTTGCGGGCAAGACTTTCGTGATCACCGGTACCCTTCCTACGCTGGCGCGTGACGAGGCGAAGGACAAACTCGAGTCGGCCGGTGCCAAGGTCGCCGGGTCGGTCAGCAAGAAGACCGACTACGTGGTGGCGGGCGCCGAGGCCGGCAGCAAACTCGACAAGGCAATCGCGCTGGGGGTCGAGGTGATCGATGAAGCGAAGATGCTGGCGTTGCTTGCCGCCGGAGAATGA
- a CDS encoding DoxX family protein — protein MFKSDDTGKLVLRLALGILILLHGIAKLKGGVGFISGQLTAHGLPAALAYGAYIGEVVAPILVIVGFFTRPAAWIIAINMVFAIFLVHMADLGAMTKQGGWALELQGMFLFAAIAVGFMGAGRLSLGGSTGKFN, from the coding sequence ATGTTCAAAAGTGACGATACCGGCAAGCTGGTCCTGCGCCTGGCGCTCGGCATCCTGATCCTGTTGCACGGCATCGCCAAGCTCAAGGGCGGCGTCGGCTTCATTTCCGGCCAGCTGACAGCACACGGTTTGCCCGCCGCGCTCGCCTACGGCGCCTACATCGGCGAAGTCGTCGCGCCGATTCTGGTCATCGTCGGCTTTTTCACCCGGCCTGCCGCATGGATCATCGCGATCAACATGGTGTTCGCGATTTTCCTGGTCCACATGGCCGACCTCGGCGCCATGACCAAACAAGGCGGTTGGGCGCTCGAACTGCAAGGCATGTTCCTGTTCGCCGCCATCGCGGTCGGTTTCATGGGCGCTGGCCGCCTGAGCCTGGGCGGCAGCACCGGCAAGTTCAACTGA
- a CDS encoding helix-turn-helix domain-containing protein: MNKKELTLALVARRDAAGLSNAAIALRSGLTDRSVRNALGLQGNPQLSSLLALVDALGLELQLVPKGFGASAEADPDYRPVTTRIGAAVARAPAAPSPVRKRASAA; this comes from the coding sequence GTGAATAAAAAGGAACTCACGCTTGCACTCGTCGCCCGCCGTGACGCCGCTGGGCTCTCGAACGCCGCGATCGCGCTTCGCTCCGGCCTGACCGACCGGTCGGTCCGCAATGCGCTCGGCCTGCAAGGCAACCCGCAGCTGTCGTCGCTGCTGGCGCTGGTCGACGCGCTGGGGCTCGAACTGCAGCTCGTGCCCAAGGGCTTCGGCGCCAGCGCCGAGGCCGATCCGGACTACCGGCCCGTCACCACGCGCATCGGCGCTGCCGTGGCACGCGCGCCGGCCGCCCCGTCTCCCGTCCGCAAGCGGGCCAGCGCGGCATGA
- a CDS encoding SMP-30/gluconolactonase/LRE family protein, producing the protein MKKTTFRAAWLGAALALLGACTSPPTRPAAWAAPEVLVAPSSFAGVHGLAVDQKGRLLAGSVVGSSLWEVDRTTGAAKVLVPGPEGQADDIAVGARGELAWTNYLMGMLRYRESDSAPMQVLAKDLPGLNSLDFDRRNGKLYASQVFLGDALWEIDRAGKAPPRLIKKDMGGFNGFEVGPDGMLYGPLWFKGQVVRIDPANGNMTVIAEGFKIPAAANLDGKGNLWVVDTRSGELVKVDLATGRKTVAKQLEPSLDNLAIAPDGTVYVSNMANNQIQAFNPATGDLRTLTSGKVALPAGLKIDGDDLWVADVFGFRQVDVRNGAVRDVFRMQRDPDLDYPFAVGLSARLFALTSWFTGTVQLVDRQTLKTVETIHGLKAPYDAIPMADGSVVYAEIATGSITRASGPKFADKKVLASGLGGPVQMVLGQDGALYVTEAAGKLTRVPLDGGASRTVAEGLALPEGVAQTPWGSFIVAESAARRLVEIDAVDGQRRTVAENLPIGMAGGPGMPPPYVVTGVAVGRDGSIYMSADLNNAIYRIRPQR; encoded by the coding sequence ATGAAAAAAACCACCTTCCGGGCCGCATGGCTCGGCGCTGCGCTGGCGTTGCTCGGCGCCTGCACCTCGCCGCCGACGCGGCCCGCGGCCTGGGCGGCGCCCGAAGTGCTGGTCGCACCGTCGTCGTTCGCGGGCGTCCACGGGCTGGCGGTCGACCAGAAGGGCCGCTTGCTGGCCGGCTCGGTCGTCGGCAGCTCGCTGTGGGAAGTCGACCGCACGACCGGCGCTGCAAAGGTGCTGGTCCCCGGGCCCGAAGGACAAGCCGACGACATCGCGGTCGGCGCGCGCGGCGAGCTCGCGTGGACCAACTACCTCATGGGCATGCTGCGCTACCGCGAGAGCGACAGCGCACCGATGCAGGTGCTGGCGAAGGATCTTCCCGGCCTCAACTCGCTGGACTTCGACCGGCGCAACGGCAAGCTCTATGCGTCGCAGGTGTTCCTCGGCGATGCGCTGTGGGAGATCGATCGCGCAGGCAAAGCGCCGCCGCGGCTCATCAAGAAAGACATGGGCGGTTTCAACGGCTTCGAGGTCGGTCCCGACGGCATGCTCTACGGACCGCTGTGGTTCAAGGGCCAGGTGGTCAGGATCGATCCGGCCAACGGCAACATGACCGTGATCGCGGAGGGCTTCAAGATTCCGGCCGCCGCCAACCTCGATGGCAAGGGCAACCTGTGGGTGGTCGACACCCGCTCCGGCGAGCTGGTCAAGGTCGACCTCGCCACGGGGCGCAAGACCGTTGCCAAACAACTCGAACCGTCGCTCGACAACCTCGCGATCGCGCCGGACGGCACGGTCTACGTGTCGAACATGGCCAACAACCAGATCCAGGCGTTCAATCCGGCCACCGGCGACCTGCGGACCCTGACGAGCGGCAAGGTGGCCCTGCCCGCCGGCCTGAAGATCGACGGCGACGACCTCTGGGTGGCCGACGTCTTCGGCTTCCGGCAGGTGGATGTGCGCAACGGCGCGGTGCGCGACGTGTTCCGCATGCAGCGCGATCCCGATCTCGACTATCCGTTTGCCGTGGGGTTGTCGGCCAGGCTGTTCGCGCTGACGTCGTGGTTCACCGGCACCGTGCAGCTGGTCGACCGCCAGACGCTCAAGACCGTCGAGACGATCCACGGGCTGAAGGCGCCCTACGACGCGATTCCGATGGCCGATGGCAGCGTGGTGTACGCGGAGATCGCCACGGGCTCGATCACTCGCGCCAGTGGCCCCAAGTTCGCCGACAAGAAAGTGCTGGCCAGCGGATTGGGCGGGCCGGTCCAGATGGTGCTGGGCCAGGACGGCGCGCTCTATGTCACCGAGGCCGCCGGCAAACTGACCCGCGTGCCGCTCGACGGCGGTGCGTCGCGCACCGTCGCAGAAGGACTCGCGCTCCCGGAAGGCGTGGCGCAGACCCCGTGGGGCAGTTTCATCGTGGCGGAAAGTGCGGCGCGGCGGCTTGTGGAGATCGACGCGGTCGACGGCCAGCGCCGCACGGTGGCCGAGAACCTGCCGATCGGCATGGCCGGCGGGCCCGGCATGCCGCCGCCCTATGTGGTGACGGGTGTGGCCGTGGGGCGCGACGGCTCGATCTACATGAGTGCCGACCTGAACAACGCGATCTATCGCATCCGTCCACAGCGCTGA
- a CDS encoding cell division protein ZipA C-terminal FtsZ-binding domain-containing protein, protein MSNLTVALAILGGLVLAAVIGYNAWSSRRNAPRQPDAVDGELPRGTMPAPLSPEDPVMHSDPYPTPGNERHEPLFDPDLPAPTALPIPTADRRGGLDPLIDVIAPVSLDGLASGDAAIAAMPATRRAGSKPVAIEGLNEHTGEWEMPAPGQRYGAFQVGVQLANRTGALNEIEYSEFVVKAQAFADALNGAPEFPEMLDEVSRARELDQFASGHDAQLGFVLRALHAAWSPGYVQQNAARLGFVAGIIPGRMVLPTSEAGLPPILGLSFDTQAALADDPAQSAIRELTLSLDVPQVDRGEEPFRRMREAAASLARDMDGVVTDGDGQLLRDETMDVIGADLEQLYDTLEARDLAAGSPLARRLFS, encoded by the coding sequence ATGAGCAATCTCACCGTCGCCCTGGCGATCCTCGGCGGCCTCGTCCTCGCGGCCGTCATCGGCTACAACGCCTGGAGTTCACGCCGCAACGCGCCGCGCCAGCCCGATGCCGTCGACGGCGAACTGCCCCGGGGCACGATGCCGGCGCCGCTGTCGCCTGAAGACCCGGTGATGCACAGCGATCCGTATCCGACACCGGGCAACGAGCGGCACGAGCCCTTGTTCGACCCCGATCTGCCGGCGCCCACGGCGCTGCCGATCCCGACGGCGGACCGCCGTGGTGGCCTCGACCCGCTGATCGACGTCATCGCCCCCGTGTCGCTCGACGGTCTCGCCTCGGGCGACGCCGCCATCGCCGCGATGCCCGCGACGCGCCGCGCCGGCAGCAAGCCGGTCGCGATCGAGGGCCTCAACGAGCACACCGGCGAATGGGAAATGCCCGCGCCCGGCCAGCGCTACGGCGCGTTCCAGGTCGGCGTGCAGCTGGCCAATCGCACCGGCGCGCTCAACGAAATCGAATATTCGGAGTTCGTCGTCAAGGCGCAGGCCTTCGCCGACGCGCTCAATGGCGCCCCGGAATTTCCCGAGATGCTCGACGAGGTCTCGCGTGCGCGCGAACTCGATCAGTTCGCGAGCGGGCACGACGCGCAGCTCGGTTTCGTGCTGCGCGCCCTGCACGCGGCCTGGAGCCCTGGCTACGTGCAGCAGAACGCGGCACGCCTGGGCTTCGTGGCGGGGATCATCCCCGGCCGCATGGTCTTGCCGACCTCCGAAGCCGGCCTGCCACCGATCCTCGGCCTGTCCTTCGACACGCAAGCTGCGCTGGCCGATGACCCGGCGCAATCGGCGATTCGCGAACTGACCCTGAGCCTCGACGTGCCGCAAGTGGACCGCGGCGAAGAGCCGTTCCGCCGCATGCGCGAAGCCGCCGCCTCGCTGGCGCGCGACATGGATGGCGTCGTGACCGACGGCGACGGGCAACTGCTGCGCGACGAGACCATGGACGTGATCGGTGCCGACCTCGAACAGCTCTACGACACGCTCGAAGCGCGCGACCTCGCGGCCGGATCGCCGCTCGCGCGCCGGCTCTTCAGCTAA
- the smc gene encoding chromosome segregation protein SMC: MRLNSIKLSGFKSFAEPTNFLLPGQLVGVVGPNGCGKSNIMDAVRWVLGESRASELRGESMQDVIFNGTTTRKQASRSSVELVFDNADHRAGGQWAQFTEIAVKRVLTRDGTSSYYINNQPVRRRDVQDVFLGTGLGPRAYAIIGQGTISRIIESKPEELRLFLEEAAGVSKYKERRRETESRLGDTRENLTRVEDILRELNANLERLEKQAEVAARYNTLQGDATKKQHQLWFLKRGESENDQAKVKADAGKALNDLESRTADLRRIESELETVRQAHYAAGDHVNQAQGKLYEASAEVGRLEGEIRFVVEGRQRVEQRLVQLREQIAQWGTRREDAEAEIETLAGQGVTAEEQAITLAAQLEDHDARMPELEEAQQRAQTEANAQRATVTQVQQQIQVLAADQRNIEDQNRQLTQRSERLRADKNALAAPDEARLLELQSQLDVAQESSAEAEARLQELQDNVPQLDDDRRTRQQAVNTEGARHAELSARLEALRALQEKVKTDGKLAPWLAKHGLEGLQGLWSRIHIEQGWESALESALRERMGALEVSRLEMVRAFGNDAPPAKLAFYSPPAAGVSTGQGALPRLSDLLRLNDAGLQALLVEWLHGCLTAQSFDDAMAQRDQLQPGEVIYVKSGHAVSLHSVSFYAQDSEQAGLLARQQEMENLDRQLRAQTLINDESRTALVRAEAAYADAASRLVGARREAAETQSRAHELQVETLRLSQLAEQTRARSEQLANDLGEVDAQLEELQEKRFAAESRFEELDMQLADSQERHAQLDERVIEAGRALNAAREQHRSLERQAQEATFSQRTLEARRGELNRAIETAAQQNVALADEEERARAEFGRLSDAAAQAGLQDALSLKLERETALGATRSQYDDLTQKLRASDERRLTLERELDPLRQRITEFQLKEQAARLGFEQYQQLLTDAEADLEAVALSIDTDKVKLTGLQGEIDRLHREVAALGAVNLAALDELATATERKTFLDAQSADLNEAIGTLEDAIRKIDGETRELLGGTFKVVNEHFSRMFPELFGGGNARLVMTGDEILDAGVQVLAQPPGKKNQTIHLLSGGEKALTAIALVFAIFQLNPAPFCLLDEVDAPLDDANTERYAKLVTAMSRETQFLFISHNKIAMEMAEQLIGVTMQEQGVSRIVAVDMESAVSLVEAA; the protein is encoded by the coding sequence GTGCGTCTCAACTCCATCAAGCTTTCCGGCTTCAAATCGTTCGCTGAGCCCACCAATTTTTTGCTGCCCGGCCAACTCGTCGGCGTGGTCGGCCCGAACGGTTGCGGCAAGTCGAACATCATGGATGCGGTGCGTTGGGTGCTCGGTGAATCGCGCGCCAGCGAACTGCGCGGCGAGTCGATGCAGGACGTGATCTTCAATGGCACCACGACGCGCAAGCAGGCCAGCCGATCGAGCGTCGAACTGGTGTTCGACAACGCCGACCACCGTGCGGGCGGACAGTGGGCGCAGTTCACCGAAATCGCCGTCAAGCGCGTGCTGACGCGCGACGGCACCAGCAGCTACTACATCAACAACCAGCCGGTGCGTCGGCGCGACGTGCAGGACGTGTTCCTCGGAACCGGCCTCGGCCCGCGTGCCTACGCGATCATCGGGCAGGGCACGATCAGCCGGATCATCGAGTCCAAGCCCGAAGAGCTGCGCCTGTTCCTCGAAGAAGCGGCCGGCGTGTCGAAGTACAAGGAGCGTCGCCGCGAGACCGAAAGCCGGCTCGGCGACACGCGCGAGAACCTCACGCGCGTCGAAGACATCCTGCGCGAACTCAACGCCAATCTGGAGCGACTCGAGAAGCAGGCCGAGGTGGCCGCGCGCTACAACACGCTGCAGGGCGATGCCACGAAGAAGCAGCACCAGCTGTGGTTCCTGAAGCGCGGCGAGAGCGAGAACGACCAGGCGAAGGTCAAGGCCGATGCGGGCAAGGCGCTGAACGATCTCGAGTCGCGCACCGCCGATTTGCGCCGCATCGAATCGGAACTCGAAACCGTGCGCCAGGCGCACTATGCCGCCGGCGACCATGTCAACCAGGCCCAGGGCAAGCTCTACGAAGCGAGCGCAGAAGTCGGCCGGCTCGAAGGCGAGATCCGCTTCGTGGTCGAAGGGCGGCAGCGGGTGGAGCAGCGCCTTGTCCAGTTGCGCGAACAGATCGCGCAATGGGGCACGCGCCGTGAAGATGCCGAGGCCGAAATCGAAACGCTGGCGGGCCAGGGCGTCACCGCCGAGGAGCAGGCCATCACGCTGGCCGCGCAACTGGAAGACCATGACGCACGCATGCCGGAGCTCGAAGAAGCGCAGCAACGTGCGCAGACCGAAGCCAATGCCCAGCGCGCGACGGTGACGCAGGTGCAGCAGCAGATCCAGGTGCTGGCGGCCGACCAGCGCAACATCGAAGACCAGAACCGCCAGCTCACGCAGCGCAGCGAACGCCTTCGCGCCGACAAGAACGCCCTGGCCGCACCCGATGAAGCACGTCTGCTCGAACTGCAATCGCAACTCGACGTGGCACAGGAATCCTCCGCCGAAGCCGAAGCCCGCTTGCAGGAGCTTCAAGACAACGTACCGCAACTCGACGACGACCGTCGGACGCGGCAGCAGGCCGTCAACACCGAGGGCGCCCGCCATGCCGAGCTGTCGGCGCGGCTCGAGGCGCTGCGTGCGCTGCAGGAAAAGGTCAAGACCGACGGCAAGCTCGCGCCGTGGCTCGCGAAGCACGGCCTCGAAGGCCTGCAGGGGCTGTGGAGCCGCATCCACATCGAGCAGGGTTGGGAGAGCGCCCTCGAATCCGCGCTGCGAGAACGCATGGGCGCACTTGAAGTCAGCCGGCTCGAGATGGTGCGCGCCTTCGGCAACGACGCGCCGCCCGCCAAGCTCGCGTTCTACAGTCCGCCCGCCGCAGGCGTGTCGACCGGGCAGGGCGCCTTGCCCCGCCTGTCGGACCTGCTTCGGCTGAACGACGCCGGCCTCCAGGCCTTGCTGGTCGAATGGCTGCACGGCTGCCTCACGGCGCAGAGCTTCGACGATGCGATGGCGCAGCGCGACCAGTTGCAGCCCGGCGAAGTCATCTATGTAAAGAGCGGCCATGCCGTGTCGCTGCACAGCGTGAGCTTCTACGCGCAGGATTCCGAGCAGGCCGGCTTGCTGGCGCGCCAGCAGGAGATGGAAAACCTCGACCGTCAGCTGCGTGCCCAGACCCTCATCAACGACGAGTCGCGCACCGCGTTGGTCCGCGCCGAGGCCGCATACGCGGATGCCGCTTCGCGGCTGGTCGGTGCGCGCCGTGAAGCCGCCGAAACCCAGTCGCGCGCGCATGAGCTGCAGGTTGAAACCTTGCGCCTGTCGCAACTGGCCGAGCAGACGCGCGCGCGCAGCGAGCAGCTCGCCAACGACCTCGGCGAGGTCGATGCGCAGCTCGAAGAGTTGCAGGAAAAGCGGTTCGCCGCCGAGTCGCGCTTCGAGGAGCTCGACATGCAGCTGGCCGACAGCCAGGAGCGCCACGCGCAACTCGACGAGCGCGTGATCGAAGCCGGTCGTGCGCTCAACGCCGCGCGCGAACAGCACCGCAGCCTGGAACGCCAGGCACAGGAGGCGACGTTCTCGCAACGCACGCTGGAAGCCCGCCGCGGCGAGCTGAACCGCGCCATCGAAACGGCCGCGCAGCAGAACGTCGCGCTGGCCGACGAAGAAGAGCGCGCTCGCGCGGAGTTCGGACGCCTGTCCGACGCCGCAGCCCAGGCCGGCCTGCAAGACGCGCTGTCGCTCAAGCTGGAACGCGAGACCGCGCTCGGCGCGACGCGCAGCCAGTACGACGACCTCACGCAGAAGCTGCGCGCCAGCGACGAGCGGCGGCTGACGCTCGAGCGCGAGCTCGATCCGCTGCGCCAGCGCATCACCGAATTCCAGCTGAAGGAACAGGCCGCGCGTCTCGGCTTCGAGCAGTACCAGCAGCTGCTGACCGATGCGGAGGCCGATCTCGAAGCGGTCGCGCTGTCCATCGACACCGACAAGGTCAAGCTGACCGGCCTGCAGGGCGAGATCGACCGTCTGCACCGCGAAGTCGCCGCACTCGGCGCGGTCAATCTGGCGGCGCTCGACGAACTGGCCACGGCCACCGAGCGCAAGACCTTCCTCGACGCGCAATCGGCCGACCTGAACGAGGCCATCGGCACGCTGGAAGACGCGATACGCAAGATCGACGGCGAGACCCGCGAACTGCTGGGCGGCACCTTCAAGGTGGTCAACGAGCATTTCAGCCGCATGTTCCCGGAGTTGTTCGGCGGCGGCAATGCGAGGCTCGTCATGACCGGCGACGAAATCCTCGATGCCGGCGTGCAGGTGCTCGCGCAGCCGCCCGGCAAGAAGAACCAGACCATCCATTTGCTCTCGGGCGGCGAGAAGGCGCTCACCGCGATTGCGCTGGTGTTCGCGATCTTCCAGCTCAACCCTGCGCCTTTCTGCCTGCTGGACGAAGTGGATGCGCCGCTGGACGACGCCAACACCGAGCGCTATGCCAAACTCGTCACCGCCATGAGCCGCGAAACCCAGTTCCTCTTCATCAGTCACAACAAGATCGCCATGGAAATGGCCGAACAGTTGATCGGCGTGACGATGCAGGAGCAGGGCGTGTCGCGCATCGTGGCGGTCGACATGGAATCCGCCGTGTCGCTCGTCGAAGCTGCCTGA